Proteins found in one Spirochaetota bacterium genomic segment:
- a CDS encoding thiamine pyrophosphate-dependent enzyme — protein sequence MSDYKNDKFDIFEINNKDLAWCPGCGNYDILNSLKEALVELEISPSKVVIVSGIGQAAKIPQYINVNMFNGLHGRALPAAIGIKLTNPELIVIAESGDGCSYGEGGNHFIHTIRKNPDILNIVHNNQIYGLTKGQASPTTRRGQKTSLQFDGVPYYPFDPIAVAISLDASFVARSFSGYKELTKELIKIGIQHKGYALLDILHPCVSFNKENSYQWYKENTYILPESYNPNDREKAFSIASDKTKIALGLIYINKNKEIYQ from the coding sequence ATGAGTGATTATAAAAATGATAAATTTGACATATTTGAAATAAATAACAAAGATTTAGCGTGGTGTCCTGGATGTGGTAATTATGATATTTTAAATTCTTTAAAAGAAGCTCTTGTTGAGCTAGAAATTAGTCCTTCTAAAGTTGTTATTGTTTCAGGGATTGGGCAAGCAGCAAAAATACCTCAGTATATAAATGTTAATATGTTTAATGGTTTGCATGGAAGGGCTCTACCTGCTGCAATTGGAATTAAACTTACTAATCCTGAGTTAATAGTAATTGCTGAAAGTGGAGATGGTTGTTCTTATGGAGAAGGTGGGAATCATTTCATTCATACAATAAGAAAAAATCCTGATATTTTAAATATAGTACATAATAATCAAATTTATGGTTTAACAAAAGGACAAGCTTCCCCTACAACAAGACGAGGTCAAAAAACATCTCTTCAATTTGATGGAGTACCATATTATCCTTTTGACCCTATTGCAGTAGCAATTTCACTGGATGCATCTTTTGTTGCAAGAAGTTTTTCAGGTTATAAAGAGCTTACTAAAGAATTAATAAAAATTGGAATTCAACATAAAGGATATGCTCTTTTAGATATTTTACATCCATGCGTTTCCTTTAATAAAGAAAATAGTTATCAATGGTATAAAGAAAATACTTATATTTTACCTGAGAGTTATAACCCTAATGATAGAGAGAAAGCTTTTTCTATAGCTTCAGATAAAACTAAAATAGCCTTAGGTTTAATTTATATCAATAAAAATAAAGAAATTTATCAATAA